In the genome of Montipora foliosa isolate CH-2021 chromosome 3, ASM3666993v2, whole genome shotgun sequence, one region contains:
- the LOC137994802 gene encoding uncharacterized protein — protein MSSLREIQELFVDFYMNGVLSDEEFVVLYDENRSKNLDLPYDEYGRFDLDEMADSECISEFRVKKSDLPKLRDALQIPDSFTCYQKSVSDGMEGLCMLLRRLAYSCRYSDMIPRFGRPTPVLSMVTNEVLDFIYNTHSHKITEWNHALLSPVLLQTYADAVNAKVAALNNCFGFIDGTVRPIARPGENQRVVYNGHKRVHALKFQSLALPNGMIGNMFGPVEGKKHDAGMLADSGLLHLLQRHAVSPFGQPMCIYGDPAYPLRLHLQTPFRNAVLTPDMQAFNASMSAVRVSVEWLFGDIVNFFKFIDFKKNLKIGLSNVGKIYIVCALLQNALTCLYGNLTSEYFDCHPPSLEDYFA, from the exons ATGAGTTCTCTAAGAGAGATCCAAGAGCTTTTTGTCGACTTTTATATGAATGGTGTCCTATCGGATGAGGAATTCGTTGTCTTGTACGATGAAAATCGTTCCAAAAATCTAGATTTACCGTACGATGAATACGGAAGATTCGACCTCGATGAAATGGCGGATTCTGAgtgtatttctgaattcagaGTGAAAAAAAGTGATTTGCCAAAGCTGAGAGATGCCCTACAGATTCCAGACTCTTTCACGTGTTATCAAAAGTCTGTTAGCGATGGTATGGAAGGACTGTGTATGCTGCTTCGCAGGCTCGCCTATTCCTGTAGATACTCAGACATGATTCCAAGATTTGGTAGGCCTACCCCTGTGTTATCCATGGTCACAAATGAAGTTCTCGACTTTATTTACAACACCCATAGTCACAAAATAACTGAGTGGAATCATGCACTGCTTTCCCCCGTTCTCCTTCAAACATATGCAGATGCCGTCAACGCCAAAGTTGCAGCCCTAAACAATTGTTTTGGCTTCATCGATGGAACTGTCAGACCAATTGCAAGACCAGGAGAGAATCAAAGAGTTGTCTATAACGGACACAAAAGAGTTCATGCTTTAAAGTTCCAATCATTAGCTCTTCCAAATGGGATGATTGGAAACATGTTTGGACCAGTTG AGGGTAAGAAACATGATGCCGGAATGTTGGCTGACTCTGGTCTACTACATCTTTTGCAGCGGCATGCTGTGTCCCCTTTTGGTCAACCCATGTGCATTTATGGCGACCCAGCCTATCCTCTAAGGCTCCACCTCCAAACGCCTTTCAGAAATGCAGTTCTTACACCTGATATGCAAGCCTTCAATGCCTCGATGAGTGCAGTACGAGTTTCTGTCGAATGGCTGTTTGGTgatattgtaaattttttcaaatttattgatttcaaaaaaaatttgaaaataggaCTCAGTAATGTTGGTAAGATATACATTGTATGTGCCCTTTTACAGAATGCATTAACTTGTCTTTATGGCAATCTTACTTCCGAATATTTTGATTGTCACCCACCATCACTGGAAGATTACTTTGCATGA
- the LOC137995715 gene encoding uncharacterized protein — protein MQRPGKRMARPMAKRRFLVSTTASKRYMNQPKFSRNLKMSTDPRFTRSNQMLDAQLVQLKKLGKENSQHKPTLEDEDMEKLKSSDALSLSNSLSLLRNIWFHIVLYFCRRGRGEQRELQKSSFKLDVDASERNYVTMAHDEVSKNHPGGLKDTSSTEKYARMYETDSPNDGYKAVKLYLSKLNPKSSAFFQYPSRNWVPSDPVWYDNKPLGINKLDNMMKEISQAAQLSRVYTNHSVCATAITLWSNAGVPNCHIMAISGHRNEQSLAHYNTRPSTAQHLHCSKVLSSHIQGSTALVSVEQSTHTTARSATVVENQQLRPMSCNFDSIFSNCSIQNVQVVVSPASPSK, from the coding sequence ATGCAGAGGCCAGGAAAAAGGATGGCGAGACCTATGGCAAAAAGACGCTTCTTGGTTTCCACCACGGCATCGAAAAGATACATGAATCAGCCAAAGTTCTCCAGAAATCTAAAGATGTCAACAGATCCGAGATTTACCAGATCAAATCAGATGCTGGACGCACAACTTGTTCAACTGAAGAAACTCGGCAAAGAAAACAGCCAGCACAAGCCTACGCTGGAAGATGAAGACATGGAGAAGCTCAAATCATCGGATGCACTGTCTCTCAGCAATTCTCTGTCCCTCCTAAGAAACATCTGGTTTCATATTGTTTTGTACTTCTGCAGACGAGGCCGCGGAGAGCAACGAGAGCTGCAGAAATCCAGCTTCAAACTGGATGTCGATGCGAGCGAGAGAAATTACGTGACCATGGCGCACGATGAAGTGTCTAAAAACCATCCCGGTGGCCTGAAAGATACCAGCAGCACGGAAAAATATGCACGAATGTATGAAACGGACAGTCCCAACGATGGCTACAAAGCTGTGAAGCTCTATCTTTCCAAACTCAACCCCAAAAGTTCTGCATTTTTCCAGTATCCCAGCCGAAACTGGGTGCCTTCCGATCCCGTTTGGTACGACAACAAGCCGCTCGGCATCAATAAACTTGACAACATGATGAAGGAAATTAGTCAAGCAGCTCAGCTGTCGAGAGTTTATACCAACCACTCTGTCTGTGCCACAGCAATCACCCTCTGGTCGAACGCTGGAGTCCCTAACTGCCATATCATGGCGATTTCTGGCCATAGGAATGAGCAGAGCTTGGCTCACTACAACACTCGCCCTTCAACAGCTCAGCATCTTCACTGCAGCAAAGTCCTTTCCAGCCATATTCAAGGGTCCACAGCATTAGTTTCGGTTGAGCAATCAACCCACACCACTGCTAGGTCTGCTACAGTCGtagaaaaccagcaattgaggCCAATGTCGTGCAATTTCGACTCCATTTTCAGCAACTGCTCGATTCAGAATGTGCAAGTCGTGGTCTCCCCGGCGAGCCCTTCAAAATGA